One Sodalinema gerasimenkoae IPPAS B-353 DNA segment encodes these proteins:
- the radC gene encoding RadC family protein — protein sequence MGYNVRIADMPLTERPRERMVACGASHLATVELLAILLGTGNRSENLSAVGLGQKILRQLGDRSPEPLEVLRTVSPQELMQIPGIGMAKATTIVAAIELGKRAFQTRPTERQVIEDPATAVAYLSHDLMWQDAERFAILLLDVRNRVLGSQVLTIGTATETLAHPPDIFREVIRQGANRAIVAHNHPTGNVSPSQQDLDLTHRLLQIGQILSIPILDHLILGHGNYASLRQQTKLWQEFPQE from the coding sequence ATGGGGTACAACGTTCGCATCGCAGATATGCCACTGACGGAACGCCCTCGGGAACGGATGGTGGCCTGTGGTGCGAGTCATTTAGCAACAGTGGAACTCTTGGCAATTTTGCTGGGAACAGGCAACCGCAGTGAGAATCTCTCAGCCGTGGGGTTAGGGCAGAAAATTCTCCGTCAACTGGGCGATCGCAGTCCCGAACCCTTGGAAGTCCTGCGCACAGTATCCCCCCAGGAATTAATGCAAATCCCTGGAATTGGCATGGCCAAGGCAACGACGATTGTAGCGGCGATCGAGTTAGGGAAACGGGCCTTTCAAACTCGCCCCACGGAACGTCAGGTGATTGAAGATCCCGCCACAGCAGTGGCCTATTTAAGTCATGATCTCATGTGGCAGGATGCCGAACGTTTTGCGATTCTCCTACTCGATGTCCGCAACCGCGTCTTAGGAAGCCAAGTCTTAACCATCGGCACCGCCACCGAAACCCTGGCCCATCCACCCGACATTTTCCGGGAGGTGATTCGTCAAGGGGCCAACCGGGCGATCGTGGCCCACAACCACCCCACGGGCAATGTTAGCCCCAGTCAGCAAGATCTCGATTTAACCCACCGTCTCCTACAGATTGGTCAAATCCTCTCTATTCCCATTCTCGACCATTTGATTCTCGGTCACGGCAACTACGCCAGCCTCCGCCAGCAAACGAAACTCTGGCAGGAGTTTCCTCAGGAGTAG
- a CDS encoding HesB/IscA family protein, whose amino-acid sequence MTQATQAQQRGIQMTETALKQVMALREQQGKDLFLRVGVRQGGCSGMSYTMDFEDGSNVREDDEVYDYEGFQVVCDRKSLLYLYGLVLDYNTALIGGGFTFTNPNATQTCGCGSSFSA is encoded by the coding sequence ATGACTCAAGCAACTCAAGCTCAGCAACGGGGTATTCAGATGACCGAAACTGCACTCAAGCAGGTGATGGCGTTGCGTGAACAGCAGGGGAAAGACCTGTTTTTGCGAGTTGGCGTTCGTCAGGGTGGTTGTTCTGGGATGTCCTACACCATGGACTTTGAAGACGGGAGCAACGTCCGTGAGGATGACGAAGTCTATGATTATGAAGGCTTTCAGGTAGTCTGCGATCGCAAAAGCCTGTTATACCTCTATGGCTTAGTTCTCGATTATAACACCGCCCTGATTGGTGGTGGTTTCACCTTCACCAACCCCAACGCCACCCAAACCTGTGGTTGTGGGAGTTCATTCTCCGCCTAG
- a CDS encoding tetratricopeptide repeat protein, whose product MTTPLETEFEQAIARYQNGEAVEDLIPIFKDICDRAPKNSAAWTCLSWLYLLSDRPKSAYNAANKAVKLTPQDPQAQVNLALAMLEIDKKGVRSHIDRALEVMAYSDELREELERNCQDGLTRKPDWQNLKRVQAWLFA is encoded by the coding sequence ATGACTACCCCCCTCGAAACAGAATTTGAACAAGCCATCGCCCGCTACCAGAATGGGGAGGCTGTCGAAGATCTCATCCCCATCTTTAAAGATATCTGCGATCGCGCCCCCAAGAATAGCGCCGCCTGGACTTGCCTATCTTGGCTGTATCTCCTGAGTGATCGCCCCAAATCCGCCTATAACGCCGCCAACAAAGCCGTTAAACTCACTCCTCAAGATCCCCAAGCACAAGTCAACTTAGCCCTAGCGATGCTGGAGATCGATAAAAAAGGAGTCCGAAGCCATATTGATCGTGCCCTTGAGGTCATGGCCTACTCTGACGAACTCCGAGAGGAGTTAGAACGCAATTGTCAGGATGGCCTAACCCGTAAACCCGACTGGCAAAATCTTAAACGGGTGCAAGCCTGGCTCTTTGCTTAG
- the thyD gene encoding thylakoid membrane protein ThyD: MKVAITGATGFVGQALVRHLAENGSSVVVLTRNPQRARRLFPESAFPKLEVVAYNPCESGAWQASISGCTGVVNLAGAPIADHRWTADYKREIMESRTRTTEKLVEAIAAAPERPQVLLNASAVGYYGTSETETFDETSGSGEDYLAQVCQAWEAAAQAVTVTGTRLVIARFGIILGRDGGALAKMLTPFQLFAGGPIGSGKQWVSWVHREDVVRFIAQALSNPEFSGVYNATAPNPVRMQTLCQVLGEVMSRPSWLPVPEFALELLLGEGAMVVLDGQQVLPKQTLAAGFDYHFPTVKPALENVLAE, translated from the coding sequence ATGAAAGTGGCAATTACCGGTGCAACCGGCTTTGTTGGGCAAGCGTTAGTGCGGCATCTGGCCGAGAATGGCTCCTCGGTGGTGGTCTTAACCCGCAATCCCCAACGGGCAAGACGGCTGTTTCCTGAGTCGGCATTTCCTAAGCTGGAGGTGGTTGCCTATAATCCCTGTGAATCTGGGGCTTGGCAGGCATCGATTTCTGGTTGTACGGGGGTGGTGAATTTGGCGGGGGCACCGATTGCCGATCACCGCTGGACGGCAGACTATAAACGAGAGATTATGGAGAGCCGCACTCGGACGACGGAGAAACTGGTGGAGGCGATCGCCGCTGCTCCTGAACGGCCCCAAGTTCTGCTGAATGCTTCGGCGGTGGGCTATTACGGAACCAGTGAGACGGAGACGTTTGATGAAACGAGTGGCTCTGGTGAGGATTATTTGGCTCAGGTATGCCAAGCTTGGGAGGCAGCCGCTCAAGCGGTCACCGTGACCGGAACGCGCCTGGTGATTGCCCGTTTTGGCATTATTTTGGGCCGGGATGGGGGGGCGTTGGCGAAAATGTTAACCCCTTTTCAGTTGTTTGCAGGTGGCCCCATTGGTTCTGGCAAACAATGGGTGTCCTGGGTTCACCGTGAGGATGTCGTGCGTTTCATTGCTCAGGCCCTATCCAATCCCGAATTTTCTGGGGTTTATAATGCCACGGCCCCGAATCCGGTACGGATGCAAACCCTCTGTCAGGTGTTGGGTGAGGTGATGTCCCGTCCCTCTTGGCTGCCGGTTCCTGAGTTTGCCTTGGAACTCTTGCTCGGGGAGGGGGCAATGGTGGTTTTGGATGGTCAACAGGTACTGCCGAAACAAACCCTAGCTGCCGGGTTTGACTATCATTTTCCCACGGTTAAACCCGCGTTGGAGAATGTGCTGGCCGAGTAG
- a CDS encoding pseudouridine synthase translates to MEERLQKLLSHWGIASRRRAEELIRQGRVSLNGSTAELGAKAHPGRDRILVDGRVVNPEQEPQRLYILLNKPAGVVSTCRDTHGRPTVLSLLPPQLTQGQGLHPIGRLDADSTGALLLTNDGSLTYALTHPRYHVAKTYQVWVQGSPSEVLLQQWREGVILDQRKTLPAHVQVKNRDDQRRTQLEVVLTEGRNRQIRRIAKQLGHPVETLHRTKIGSVQLNSDQDNALPPGCHRCLTKSEINALQSWQTQLTLKSVGVRSKLKEHSG, encoded by the coding sequence GTGGAAGAACGACTACAAAAACTCTTATCGCATTGGGGCATCGCCTCCCGACGCCGTGCCGAGGAGTTGATTCGTCAAGGACGGGTCAGCCTCAATGGTTCTACGGCCGAATTGGGGGCGAAAGCTCATCCTGGGCGCGATCGCATCCTCGTGGATGGTCGCGTCGTTAATCCTGAACAAGAACCGCAACGACTGTATATCCTCCTCAATAAACCGGCCGGTGTGGTCAGCACCTGTCGTGACACCCATGGGCGGCCCACTGTCCTCAGTCTTCTACCACCCCAACTCACTCAGGGACAAGGACTTCATCCCATCGGTCGTCTTGACGCTGACTCGACTGGGGCCTTATTACTGACAAATGATGGCAGTCTTACCTATGCTTTAACTCATCCTCGCTATCATGTAGCCAAGACCTATCAGGTTTGGGTGCAAGGCTCTCCTTCCGAGGTACTATTGCAACAATGGCGAGAAGGGGTCATCCTAGATCAGCGCAAGACTCTACCGGCTCACGTGCAGGTTAAAAACCGAGACGACCAACGACGAACTCAACTCGAGGTGGTGTTAACCGAGGGACGCAACCGCCAAATTCGTCGCATTGCCAAACAACTCGGACATCCCGTTGAGACACTGCATCGGACGAAGATTGGCTCAGTTCAACTGAACTCTGACCAAGATAATGCCTTACCTCCAGGGTGTCATCGCTGTTTGACCAAATCAGAGATTAATGCTTTACAGTCATGGCAAACGCAACTCACCCTAAAATCAGTAGGCGTGCGATCGAAGCTCAAGGAGCACAGCGGATGA
- a CDS encoding helix-turn-helix domain-containing protein has translation MANATHPKISRRAIEAQGAQRMKFSRIQFKRKQKKEKLSLPQIQAQKIAVMGAQLRELRQEQSVAIDTIARQTLIPARLLRAIEEGDLTKLPEPVYVQGFLRRFADYVGLDGSAYARDFPTGYESKTAKSGWQGSPLTQLRSFHLYLLYIVLVVFSVRGLSESVNSDSRSPDSALPPPETAENLDELTPDLGPSSSDVAAPEATPSTVTANARSSENTDNISKVQVGVTLTDESWIQVVADGETTFEGMLDEGTHTWSADSELTVIAGNAGGVMIAVNGSEAQPMGAPGSVEELTIVADSRGGAGSGNNPASTN, from the coding sequence ATGGCAAACGCAACTCACCCTAAAATCAGTAGGCGTGCGATCGAAGCTCAAGGAGCACAGCGGATGAAGTTCTCGCGGATTCAGTTCAAACGGAAACAGAAAAAGGAAAAGCTTAGTCTTCCCCAGATTCAAGCTCAAAAAATAGCGGTTATGGGCGCGCAGTTGCGTGAACTTCGTCAAGAGCAGTCTGTGGCCATTGATACAATTGCCCGGCAAACGCTGATTCCGGCTCGTCTGCTGCGGGCCATTGAAGAGGGCGACCTCACAAAGCTGCCGGAACCTGTCTATGTTCAGGGATTTTTGCGACGCTTCGCCGATTATGTTGGGCTAGATGGCTCAGCCTATGCCCGAGACTTTCCTACCGGCTATGAGTCCAAAACCGCCAAGTCCGGTTGGCAGGGGTCGCCACTGACTCAACTACGATCGTTCCATCTTTATCTTCTCTATATCGTCCTGGTTGTCTTCTCGGTTCGGGGACTGTCCGAATCAGTCAATTCCGATTCCCGCAGTCCGGATAGTGCTTTACCTCCGCCGGAAACAGCAGAGAATCTCGATGAACTGACACCGGATTTGGGCCCGAGTTCATCAGATGTTGCGGCCCCAGAAGCCACCCCATCAACGGTGACGGCTAATGCTCGTTCCTCGGAGAATACCGATAACATATCGAAGGTGCAGGTAGGCGTGACGCTCACCGATGAGTCCTGGATTCAGGTGGTGGCTGACGGTGAGACGACGTTTGAGGGAATGCTCGATGAGGGGACTCACACCTGGAGTGCTGACAGTGAACTTACGGTGATTGCCGGAAATGCTGGAGGCGTCATGATCGCCGTTAATGGCAGTGAAGCCCAACCCATGGGCGCGCCGGGTAGTGTTGAGGAACTGACAATTGTGGCAGATTCGCGAGGGGGTGCAGGTTCGGGTAATAATCCTGCGTCGACCAACTAA